The following proteins are encoded in a genomic region of Takifugu rubripes chromosome 21, fTakRub1.2, whole genome shotgun sequence:
- the nelfb gene encoding negative elongation factor B has protein sequence MFAGLPELGISNGDDLKETLTNCPDPLKAIDQFQMENGILLPTLQSALPFLDLHGTPRLEFHQSVFDELRENLMERVAVIAEGKEADRYSKLEELLEKSFPLVKMPSIQPVVMQVLKHLPKVPEKKLKIVMADKELYKVCAVEVKRQIWQDNQALFGDEVSPLLKQYIVEKEAALFSNDVSVLHSFFSPSPKTRRQGEVVLKLTQMIGKNVKLYDMVLQFLRTLFLRTRNVHYCTLRAELLMSLHDLDITEICSVDPCHKFTWCLDACIREKFVDGKRARELQGFLDGVKKGQEQVLGDLSMILCDPFACNTLVLSIMRNLQELLSQDALPRDSPDLMLLLRMLSLGQGAWDMIDSQVFKEPRLDLEVVTRFLPAMMSVVVDDNIFTVEQKLPSEEKSSQVYPTLLPDAFYRYLQENRVACEMGLYYIFHIAKLRNKNALQRLLPSLVDTYNDMAFGDIFLHLLTGHLTLLSDEFGSEDFCSVVFDNFLLTSFSSKENVHRHILRMLLHLHHKVAPSYMESLIKTLEPPKQSSEQLKELYTKLMEKLEAHKKSSPVLEEKPSLDLGLHAVTVSTTTSSAPTTPF, from the exons ATGTTCGCGGGATTACCTGAGCTCGGGATATCCAACGGCGATGATCTTAAAGAAACTCTTACCAACTGCCCAGACCCTCTTAAAGCTATCGATCAGTTTCAG ATGGAGAATGGTATCTTGCTGCCGACCCTCCAGTCCGCTCTGCCCTTCCTTGATCTACACGGAACCCCTCGCCTGGAGTTCCACCAGTCTGTCTTTGACGAACTTCGGGAGAATCTGATGGAGCGAGTTGCCGTCATTGCAGAGGGCAAGGAGGCAGACAG ATATTCCAAACTCGAAGAGCTGCTGGAAAAGAGCTTTCCTCTTGTTAAAATGCCATCCATTCAGCCGGTGGTGATGCAGGTGCTGAAGCATCTGCCCAAG GTGCCCGAGAAAAAGCTGAAGATTGTGATGGCCGACAAGGAATTGTATAAAGTGTGTGCTGTGGAAGTGAAACGGCAGATCTGGCAGGACAACCAGGCTCTGTTTGGCGACGAGGTCTCCCCCCTCCTGAAGCAGTACATAGTGGAGAAGGAAGCAGCTCTCTTCAGCAACGACGTCTCTGTCCTGCACAGTTTCTTCAGCCCATCTCCAAAAACACGGCGTCAAGGGGAG GTGGTCCTGAAGCTGACCCAGATGATTGGCAAAAACGTGAAGCTCTATGATATGGTACTGCAGTTTTTAAGGACGCTTTTCCTGCGAACACGTAACGTCCACTACTGCACGCTGAGAGCGGAGCTGCTGATGTCTCTTCATGATCTCGACATCACTGAAATCTGCTCTGTGGACCCCTGCCATAAG TTCACCTGGTGTTTAGATGCCTGCATCAGAGAGAAGTTTGTGGATGGAAAACGTGCCAGAGAGCTGCAAGGTTTCCTGGATGGGGTGAAAAAAGGACAAGAGCAAGTTCTTGG AGACCTTTCCATGATCCTGTGTGACCCATTTGCCTGCAATACCTTGGTCTTGAGTATCATGAGGAACCTGCAAGAGCTGCTGAGCCAGGATGCTTTACCCAGG GATAGTCCAGATCTGATGCTGCTACTCAGGATGCTGTCACTAGGGCAGGGGGCGTGGGACATGATTGACAGCCAGGTCTTCAAAGAGCCTCGTCTG GATCTCGAGGTGGTGACCCGCTTCCTGCCAGCCATGATGTCGGTAGTTGTTGATGACAACATCTTCACCGTGGAACAGAAGCTTCCTAGTGAGGAGAAGAGCTCACAGGTGTATCCCACCTTACTGCCAGATGCTTTCTACAG GTACCTCCAGGAAAACAGGGTAGCCTGTGAGATGGGTCTTTATTATATATTCCATATTGCCAAACTGAGGAACAAGAATGCCCTGCAAAGACTCCTACCTTCTTTAG TTGACACCTATAATGATATGGCATTTGGGGACATCTTCCTGCACCTGCTGACAGGACACCTTACTCTGCTGTCTGATGAGTTTGGATCAGAAGACTTTTGTTCAGTTGTGTTTGACAACTTCCTTctcacctccttctccag TAAAGAGAACGTACACCGACACATCCTCCGGATGTTATTACATCTTCACCACAAGGTGGCGCCATCCTACATGGAGTCGTTAATAAAAACTCTTGAACCCCCTAAACAG AGCAGTGAGCAGTTGAAGGAGCTGTATACCAAACTAATGGAGAAACTGGAGGCCCACAAGAAGAGCTCTCCTGTACTAGAAGAAAAACCATCCTTGGATTTGGGATTGCACGCTGTGACtgtctccaccaccacctcctccgccCCAACCACACCCTTCTGA
- the arid3c gene encoding AT-rich interactive domain-containing protein 3A → MQCPQHGGAGTKLQAVMENLQRQQAARLALEEKLNLTQTEVHSFVESHINRRVRAFHRYQTAMQDVLTAEVTNSLSGVPLSGLKIRRTHENADAPSTDAGRDKEDTDETETTEQTTDNEDFELNSYLRQSSAVGLCVPPQNSPMFGMSAIPTCVSPARCAESPSAGSTQQHGWTYEEQFKQLYELDDDEKRKEFLDDLFGFMQKRGTPVNRIPIMAKQVLDLYMLYKLVVEKGGLVEVINKKIWREITRGLNLPTSITSAAFTLRTQYMKYLYPYECEKKGLSSPSELQAAIDSNRREGRRQSYGANIFNYSPVGTPSVLSPTKIQLSHLAMPTYNTAHISQVPVIKKEKPMKSSYMPNQTTQPVLSSPPSSTVIAVQATPAVQTAAQEQLQEKIISDQQEKNLMMVAGEQRIVQHALEKNMLAMTTHFPLNVKLGNRDDRQETTLNLSTNGISSINMSIEINGVVYTGVLFAQQLAIAAVTEYHGRHSNPPDRRMNSPPQFQPSCSLSSSPSSSSLQGHRKSSPGASAFHQ, encoded by the exons ATGCAGTGTCCCCAGCACGGCGGCGCTGGTACGAAGCTCCAGGCGGTCATGGAGAACTTGCAGCGCCAGCAGGCAGCGCgtctggctctggaggagaagctcaaCCTGACGCAGACGGAGGTTCACTCCTTTGTGGAATCCCACATAAACCGACGTGTGAGGGCTTTCCACCGCTACCAAACCGCGATGCAGGACGTTCTGACAGCTGAAGTTACCAACTCGTTGTCCGGAGTTCCACTCTCAGGTCTAAAGATCCGCAGAACGCACGAAAATGCGGATGCGCCAAGTACGGATGCGGGACGTGATAAAGAAGACACGGATGAGACTGAGACTACAGAGCAGACGACGGACAACGAAGACTTCGAATTGAACAGTTACCTTCGACAGTCCTCGGCCGTGGGTCTCTGTGTGCCTCCACAGAACAGCCCGATGTTTGGGATGTCCGCAATCCCAACGTGCGTGTCCCCTGCGCGGTGCGCTGAGTCTCCATCAGCCGGGTCCACCCAACAGCATGGATGGACCTATGAGGAGCAGTTCAAGCAG ttGTATGAATTGGATGATGATGAAAAGCGAAAAGAGTTCCTTGATGATCTGTTTGGTTTCATGCAGAAACGTG GAACTCCAGTGAATCGGATTCCTATCATGGCCAAGCAGGTGTTGGACCTCTACATGCTCTACAAGCTTGTTGTTGAAAAAGGAGGCTTAGTGGAAGTCATTAATAAGAAAATATGGCGAGAGATTACTAGAGGACTTAACCTTCCCACCTCTATTACCAGTGCTGCTTTTACACTCCGAACACA GTATATGAAATACCTCTATCCATATGAATGTGAAAAGAAGGGATTGAGTTCCCCCAGTGAGCTTCAGGCTGCTATTGACAGCAACCGCCGAGAAGGCCGTCGGCAGAGCTATGGTGCCAACATCTTCAATTACTCTCCTGTGGGCACCCCCAGTGTCCTGTCCCCAACAAAGATACAGCTGTCACACTTAGCCATGCCCACTTACAACACTGCCCATATCTCTCAAGTGCCTGTCATCAAGAAAG AAAAGCCCATGAAGTCCAGCTACATGCCAAACCAAACGACTCAGCCTGTGTTGTCGAGTCCTCCCAGTTCCACTGTTATAGCTGTACAGGCCACTCCAGCTGTGCAAACAGCAGCCCAGGAGCAGTTGCAAGAAaagatcattagtgatcagcaAGAAAAAAACTTGATGATGGTGGCTGGAGAGCAGAGGATTGTGCAACACGCCTTGGAGAAGAACATGCTGGCGATGACGACCCACTTTCCCCTCAATGTTAAACTAGGTAACAGAG ATGATAGACAAGAGACCACATTGAACCTGTCTACCAATGGCATTAGCAGCATCAACATGTCAATAGAAATAAATGGAGTTGTCTACACAG GTGTCCTGTTTGCTCAGCAGCTGGCGATAGCAGCAGTGACAGAGTACCACGGCAGACACAGTAACCCCCCGGATAGGCGAATGAATAGTCCCCCACAGTTCCAGCCCTCCTGCTCTTTATCCtcttctccatcctcttcctcactccaAGGACACCGAAAGTCTTCCCCTGGGGCTTCTGCTTTTCACCAGTAG